The following proteins are encoded in a genomic region of Chryseobacterium culicis:
- the argC gene encoding N-acetyl-gamma-glutamyl-phosphate reductase, which translates to MKKTVGIIGANGYTGSELVRLLAFHPHVTLSFLYSRSNSGTRISDLYPDLTTVCEMVLTDKPEDVDILFLCLPHKESQNWLTQNPVKDETLVIDLGNDFRLEGNFENRNFIYGLPEINKKQLSGAKSIANPGCFATAIQLALLPLAEKEVLNEVFTTGITGSTGAGQSLQATTHFTWRNDNVSAYKTLTHQHVDEILQQLVAFNNKEVTLNFVPWRGDFARGIFTSSTMKTDLDLEEIEQLYQDFYAEEPFVTVSSRAIDLKQVVNTNRCVIQIEKSGNVAVIHSAIDNLLKGASGQAIQNMNLAMNWEENAGLNLKPIAF; encoded by the coding sequence ATGAAGAAAACAGTAGGAATAATTGGTGCTAACGGTTATACAGGAAGTGAGCTGGTACGCTTACTGGCTTTTCATCCCCATGTGACATTGAGTTTTTTATATAGTCGTTCGAATTCGGGAACAAGAATTTCGGATCTGTACCCGGATTTAACGACCGTTTGTGAAATGGTTTTGACAGATAAACCTGAAGACGTAGATATTCTTTTTCTGTGTCTTCCCCATAAAGAAAGTCAAAACTGGTTAACTCAAAATCCTGTAAAAGATGAAACGCTGGTGATTGATCTCGGAAACGATTTCCGTTTAGAAGGAAACTTTGAGAACAGAAATTTTATCTACGGATTACCTGAAATCAATAAAAAACAACTATCGGGAGCAAAAAGTATTGCGAACCCGGGATGTTTTGCTACAGCGATTCAATTGGCTTTACTGCCATTAGCAGAAAAAGAAGTGTTAAATGAAGTTTTTACTACAGGGATTACAGGTTCTACAGGAGCTGGGCAATCTTTGCAGGCAACCACTCATTTTACCTGGAGAAATGATAATGTTTCAGCGTATAAAACTTTAACGCATCAGCATGTAGATGAGATTTTACAACAGCTGGTTGCATTTAATAATAAAGAAGTAACCCTGAATTTTGTTCCATGGAGAGGAGATTTTGCAAGAGGAATTTTTACAAGTTCTACAATGAAGACGGATTTGGATTTGGAGGAAATAGAACAATTATATCAGGATTTTTATGCGGAGGAGCCTTTTGTTACCGTAAGTAGCAGGGCAATTGATTTAAAGCAGGTTGTCAATACTAATCGCTGTGTGATTCAGATTGAAAAGAGTGGAAATGTTGCCGTTATTCACTCAGCGATTGACAATTTGTTAAAAGGAGCCTCAGGACAGGCAATACAGAATATGAATCTGGCAATGAACTGGGAGGAAAATGCAGGATTAAACTTAAAACCAATAGCATTCTAA
- a CDS encoding porin, protein MKKLLTFIGLALISSSVYSQGSPDYGNGLKINLNQNGDKFIRFILWDQFWVRNTSMNPGSMVGGEPTDNSWSLGNRRLRALTYAQISKRYMILLHFGINNQTFINGGATGTSGTGGYGNGKKTQLFFHDAWNEYAVILPGEAGKFSLSLGAGLHYYMGLSRMTMASTLNFLTLDSPVFSWPLIDNSDQFARQLGMFAKGKYGKLEYRFSLNKPFATDLTPVNVTDPSKAIAVDNNGNPSFSKAGYVEYQFLDEESNTLPFKVGSYLGTKKVFNVGAGFYHQADGTRTSVNANIEKHDITLFAVDAFADIPLGEAKNKMAVSAYAGYYNYNFGPNYVRNLGTMNIAASDPNFIGNKAIAGPGNLQPTIGTGNIIYAQAGLLLPSQAEKPKIRIQPFAAYTHKSFEAFDKSSSQFDVGANWFIDGHHAKITTQYSTRPVYTSPTESPSSKGEFIVQFQIYL, encoded by the coding sequence ATGAAGAAATTACTTACATTCATTGGATTAGCTTTAATCAGCAGTTCCGTATACTCACAAGGTTCTCCTGATTATGGCAATGGCTTAAAAATAAACCTCAACCAGAACGGTGATAAATTCATCCGATTTATTTTATGGGACCAGTTTTGGGTAAGAAACACTTCCATGAACCCGGGAAGTATGGTAGGAGGCGAACCTACTGACAACTCTTGGAGCTTAGGAAACAGACGTTTACGTGCTCTGACCTATGCACAAATCTCTAAAAGATATATGATTCTCCTTCACTTCGGAATCAACAACCAGACTTTTATCAATGGCGGAGCTACAGGAACCTCGGGTACAGGAGGTTATGGAAATGGAAAGAAAACCCAGTTATTTTTTCATGACGCATGGAATGAATATGCAGTTATTTTACCTGGAGAAGCAGGAAAATTCAGTTTATCTTTAGGAGCAGGTCTTCATTACTACATGGGGCTTTCCCGTATGACCATGGCTTCTACCCTTAATTTCCTCACATTAGATTCACCCGTTTTTTCATGGCCACTGATTGATAATTCAGACCAGTTCGCAAGACAACTGGGAATGTTTGCCAAAGGTAAATACGGAAAGCTGGAATATCGTTTCAGCTTAAATAAACCTTTCGCTACTGATCTTACGCCTGTGAATGTAACAGATCCTTCAAAGGCTATCGCAGTAGACAACAACGGAAATCCCAGTTTTTCAAAAGCAGGATATGTTGAATATCAATTTCTTGACGAAGAATCCAACACATTACCTTTCAAAGTAGGCTCTTACCTTGGGACAAAAAAGGTTTTCAATGTGGGCGCAGGTTTTTATCATCAGGCTGACGGAACAAGAACTTCCGTGAATGCAAACATTGAGAAACACGACATTACTCTTTTTGCAGTAGATGCTTTCGCAGATATTCCCTTGGGAGAAGCAAAAAACAAAATGGCCGTTTCTGCATATGCCGGATATTATAACTACAATTTCGGACCTAATTATGTAAGAAATCTGGGAACAATGAATATCGCAGCCTCCGATCCTAATTTTATCGGAAATAAAGCCATCGCAGGACCAGGAAATCTACAACCCACTATCGGAACAGGTAATATTATCTACGCACAGGCTGGTTTACTTTTACCGAGTCAGGCAGAAAAGCCAAAAATCAGAATACAGCCTTTTGCAGCCTATACCCACAAAAGTTTCGAGGCCTTCGATAAATCTTCGTCTCAGTTTGATGTGGGAGCCAACTGGTTCATAGACGGACATCATGCCAAAATAACAACACAATATTCAACAAGACCGGTGTATACCAGCCCAACGGAAAGCCCTTCTTCAAAAGGGGAATTTATTGTCCAGTTTCAGATCTACTTATAA
- a CDS encoding MFS transporter, whose protein sequence is MSENHHESYENMTDRQKNRTIWSVITASSLGTLIEWYDFYIFGSLAVVLATKFFPADNPTAAFLSTLATFAAGFVVRPFGALFFGRLGDIIGRKYTFLVTLLIMGFSTFLIGCIPSYETIGFMAPVLVLILRLLQGLALGGEYGGAATYVAEYAQPHRRGYWTSWIQTTATAGLFISLIVILITKTTLSAEEFDTWGWRVPFWISILMVAVSYVIRKNMKESPLFAKAKSEGKTSKNPLKESFGNKYNFKFVLLALFGAAMGQGVIWYTGQFYAMSFLQKVMNVESAQVDSLMATALFLGTPFFVFFGWLSDKIGRKAVMMTGMLVAILAYRPIYDSMFKSVNLESKTLAANGITEKRTAKIHNAIATDSLVTFHKETLYTDGTLIKKDSVVHWSPSGVVMKDGKAEEPKVSQSLKLSDDTKWYLIFLVFIQVLFVTMVYGPIAAFLVEMFPVRIRYTSMSLPYHIGNGVFGGLLPAVATYLVTTGKEAGHATWYLEGLWYPIGVATVCLVIGLFYLKNKNNNLHD, encoded by the coding sequence ATGAGCGAAAATCATCACGAAAGCTACGAAAATATGACCGACAGGCAGAAAAACCGCACCATCTGGAGCGTGATCACTGCCTCTTCCCTAGGTACATTGATAGAATGGTATGACTTCTACATCTTTGGAAGTTTAGCCGTTGTTTTAGCTACAAAATTTTTCCCTGCTGATAATCCTACCGCAGCATTTTTATCCACGCTGGCTACTTTTGCTGCCGGATTTGTGGTACGACCTTTCGGAGCATTATTTTTCGGGAGACTGGGAGATATTATCGGGAGAAAATATACCTTCCTTGTCACTTTACTGATCATGGGATTTTCCACTTTCCTGATCGGGTGTATTCCAAGTTATGAAACCATTGGATTTATGGCTCCTGTTTTGGTTTTGATTTTAAGATTACTACAGGGACTTGCTCTAGGAGGAGAATATGGAGGTGCCGCCACCTATGTTGCAGAATACGCCCAACCTCATCGAAGAGGTTACTGGACATCATGGATCCAAACTACTGCAACTGCCGGACTTTTCATTTCATTAATCGTTATTTTAATCACAAAGACAACCCTTTCTGCTGAAGAATTTGATACCTGGGGATGGAGAGTTCCTTTCTGGATCTCGATTTTAATGGTTGCCGTTTCTTATGTCATCAGAAAAAACATGAAGGAATCTCCTCTTTTTGCCAAGGCTAAAAGTGAGGGGAAAACTTCCAAAAATCCTTTAAAAGAAAGTTTTGGAAATAAATACAATTTCAAATTTGTATTGCTGGCTTTATTCGGAGCAGCCATGGGACAAGGTGTTATCTGGTACACAGGACAGTTTTATGCGATGAGTTTCCTTCAAAAAGTAATGAATGTAGAATCCGCACAGGTTGATTCATTAATGGCCACCGCTTTATTTTTAGGAACTCCGTTTTTTGTATTCTTCGGATGGCTGTCCGATAAAATCGGGAGAAAAGCAGTAATGATGACCGGAATGCTGGTTGCTATTTTAGCCTACAGACCAATATACGACAGCATGTTCAAGAGTGTGAATCTGGAAAGTAAAACTCTTGCCGCTAATGGAATTACAGAAAAAAGAACCGCCAAAATTCATAATGCTATCGCAACAGACAGCCTGGTTACTTTTCACAAAGAAACTCTTTATACAGATGGTACCTTGATCAAAAAAGACAGTGTCGTTCACTGGTCACCTTCGGGAGTTGTAATGAAAGATGGAAAAGCGGAAGAACCTAAAGTTTCTCAAAGTTTAAAGCTCAGTGATGACACGAAATGGTATCTGATCTTCCTGGTATTTATCCAAGTTCTATTTGTAACAATGGTGTATGGCCCTATTGCAGCCTTTCTTGTTGAAATGTTCCCTGTGAGAATCCGCTACACTTCAATGTCATTGCCTTATCATATTGGAAACGGAGTATTCGGAGGGCTTCTTCCGGCAGTGGCAACTTATCTGGTCACCACAGGAAAAGAAGCAGGACATGCAACATGGTATCTGGAAGGGCTTTGGTACCCGATTGGGGTTGCAACAGTATGTTTGGTTATCGGATTATTTTATCTTAAAAATAAGAACAATAATCTTCACGATTAG
- a CDS encoding GNAT family N-acetyltransferase: MEIEISSCEHLMYVSEIQQEMYDSAQRRGTGIAKRSIEYLSKKISEGNAVVATENGEWVGFCYIETWSHGKFVANSGLIVSPKFRNGGVATQIKQKVFQLSRDKYPDAKVFGLTTGLAVMKINSDLGYKPVIYSELTQDEEFWNGCKNCVNYEILMMKERKNCLCTAMLFVPEDDKKKEVVNNQPENKYNEINQIDFEYSVQKSLGEFHLTTKKNKKSPDEKESHLSV, from the coding sequence ATGGAAATAGAAATTTCCTCATGCGAACATCTAATGTATGTGAGTGAAATACAGCAGGAAATGTATGATTCTGCACAGCGTAGAGGAACGGGGATCGCAAAACGTTCTATAGAATATTTGAGTAAGAAGATTTCAGAAGGCAATGCTGTGGTAGCCACTGAAAATGGTGAGTGGGTAGGTTTCTGTTATATAGAGACCTGGTCACATGGGAAGTTTGTGGCCAATTCGGGACTGATTGTGTCACCGAAATTCAGGAACGGAGGAGTAGCTACTCAGATCAAGCAGAAGGTTTTCCAATTATCTAGAGATAAATATCCGGATGCAAAAGTATTTGGATTAACGACAGGGCTGGCAGTAATGAAAATCAATAGTGATTTAGGTTATAAACCGGTAATCTACTCTGAACTGACTCAGGATGAAGAATTCTGGAATGGCTGCAAAAACTGTGTGAATTATGAAATTTTAATGATGAAGGAACGTAAAAACTGTCTGTGTACAGCAATGTTATTTGTTCCTGAAGATGATAAAAAAAAAGAGGTGGTGAATAATCAGCCTGAAAATAAATATAATGAAATAAACCAGATCGATTTTGAGTATTCTGTACAAAAATCTCTTGGTGAGTTCCATTTGACAACTAAAAAAAATAAAAAGAGTCCAGATGAAAAAGAAAGTCATCTTAGCGTTTAG
- a CDS encoding helix-turn-helix domain-containing protein, with amino-acid sequence MENTCPKCKSTKVVKSGIVNEKQRFHCKDCNYYFTVKKLGKQIDDYYVTKALQLYLEGLSYREIERIIGVSHVTISSWIKKYNITRPPHSEFHPVYKILKQNELIDYIAQEENIKNSGIIITQFADKYMLIKWERFKK; translated from the coding sequence ATGGAAAATACCTGTCCTAAATGCAAGAGCACTAAAGTGGTAAAAAGCGGCATCGTCAATGAGAAACAACGTTTCCACTGCAAAGACTGTAATTATTATTTTACCGTTAAAAAACTGGGAAAACAAATTGATGATTACTACGTAACCAAAGCCCTGCAGCTCTATTTAGAAGGTTTGAGCTATCGCGAAATTGAGAGAATCATCGGTGTTTCACATGTTACCATCAGTTCATGGATTAAGAAGTATAATATCACAAGACCTCCTCATTCTGAATTCCATCCCGTTTATAAGATCCTAAAACAAAACGAGTTGATTGACTACATCGCTCAGGAAGAAAACATTAAAAACTCAGGAATTATCATTACTCAGTTTGCAGATAAATACATGCTGATCAAGTGGGAACGGTTTAAGAAGTAG
- a CDS encoding aspartate aminotransferase family protein: MNLFNVYPLFNINPVKAKGSFLWDDKGEQYLDFYGGHAVISIGHNHPYYQNKLKDQLEKISFYSNSVQNELQTELAEKLGKLSGYEDYNLFLCNSGAEANENALKLASFHNGKSKVLYFSGSFHGRTSAAVSVTDNPKIVAPVNFSERFIKSEWNDVQQLEETFEKQGSEISSIIIEGIQGVGGIMIPTPEFLSKIKELCDKYDVVLILDEVQSGYGRSGYFFAHQEFGVEADIITTAKGMGNGFPVGGVLIHPKFQASNGLLGTTFGGNHLACAASIAVLDVMKDENLIENAQKMGEYIENEIKDLPHIKSIRRKGLMIGIELDRDCSEIRKSLLFDHHIFTGNSNDKSVLRILPSLNIKQEETDLFINALKMVLGKI; the protein is encoded by the coding sequence ATGAATTTATTCAACGTATATCCATTATTCAATATAAATCCGGTTAAAGCAAAGGGATCTTTCCTTTGGGACGATAAAGGAGAGCAGTATCTCGATTTTTACGGAGGTCATGCTGTGATTTCCATTGGACACAACCATCCATATTATCAAAATAAATTGAAGGATCAGCTGGAAAAAATTTCATTCTATTCCAATTCGGTTCAGAATGAATTGCAGACTGAGCTGGCAGAAAAGCTGGGGAAACTTTCTGGATATGAAGATTATAATCTTTTCTTGTGTAATTCAGGAGCGGAAGCTAATGAAAATGCATTGAAACTTGCTTCATTTCATAATGGGAAAAGCAAAGTGCTTTATTTTTCAGGTTCATTCCATGGAAGAACATCCGCAGCGGTTTCGGTAACAGACAATCCAAAAATTGTAGCTCCGGTTAATTTTTCAGAAAGATTCATCAAATCAGAATGGAATGATGTGCAGCAGCTTGAGGAAACTTTTGAGAAACAGGGAAGTGAAATTTCTTCCATTATCATTGAAGGAATTCAGGGAGTAGGCGGAATTATGATTCCTACCCCGGAATTTTTATCTAAAATTAAAGAACTGTGCGACAAGTATGATGTTGTTCTTATTTTGGATGAAGTACAGTCAGGATATGGAAGAAGCGGATATTTCTTTGCTCATCAGGAGTTTGGAGTAGAAGCGGATATTATTACAACCGCAAAAGGAATGGGGAATGGCTTCCCTGTGGGTGGAGTTTTAATTCATCCTAAATTTCAGGCAAGCAATGGTTTGCTGGGAACTACATTCGGAGGAAATCATCTGGCTTGTGCCGCTTCAATTGCTGTTCTGGATGTCATGAAAGATGAAAATCTTATCGAAAATGCTCAGAAAATGGGTGAGTATATTGAAAATGAAATTAAAGATTTACCACATATTAAATCCATCCGAAGGAAAGGGTTGATGATCGGAATAGAACTCGACAGAGACTGTTCAGAAATAAGGAAAAGCTTATTGTTCGATCATCATATTTTCACAGGAAACTCTAATGATAAAAGTGTCTTAAGGATTCTTCCTTCACTGAATATCAAACAAGAGGAAACTGATCTTTTCATCAATGCCCTGAAAATGGTATTGGGGAAGATTTAA
- a CDS encoding argininosuccinate synthase — MKKKVILAFSGGLDTSYCAKYLSETLGYDVYAVTVNTGGFSKEEEKELERKALKLGVKEYRCVDAQEDYYNSCVKYLIFGNVLKNNTYPLSVSAERTIQAQEIAKYAIEVKADAIAHGSTGAGNDQVRFDLIFQVMCPNIEIITPIRDMALSREEEIEFLKEHGYEMEFHKAQYSVNKGLWGTSVGGKETLTSRNYLPEEAFPSQIKETQPSELEIEFKNGEVIGVNGESFEHSVCAIQKIEELASAYGIGRDIHVGDTIVGIKGRVGFEAAAAAVIIKAHHLLEKHTLSKYQQMMKSQLSDWYGNWLHEALFLDPVMRNIESFLVDSQKTVSGKVFVTLHPYRFILNGIESDHDLMSDKFGSYGEANRAWTGDDVKGYTKIVSNSLNIYHQINQNIN; from the coding sequence ATGAAAAAGAAAGTCATCTTAGCGTTTAGTGGAGGTTTAGATACTTCCTACTGTGCAAAATATCTTAGTGAAACACTAGGGTATGACGTGTATGCCGTTACTGTAAATACCGGAGGTTTTTCAAAAGAAGAGGAAAAAGAACTGGAAAGAAAAGCTTTAAAGCTAGGAGTAAAGGAATACAGGTGTGTAGACGCTCAGGAAGATTACTATAATTCATGTGTGAAATATCTGATTTTCGGGAATGTATTGAAAAATAATACATATCCTCTTTCAGTAAGTGCTGAGCGTACGATTCAGGCGCAGGAAATTGCAAAATATGCAATAGAAGTAAAAGCTGATGCGATTGCTCATGGAAGTACAGGAGCAGGAAATGATCAGGTTCGTTTTGATTTAATCTTTCAGGTGATGTGCCCGAATATTGAAATCATTACTCCTATCCGCGATATGGCGCTGTCCCGTGAGGAAGAGATTGAGTTTTTGAAGGAGCACGGATATGAAATGGAATTCCATAAGGCACAATATTCAGTGAATAAAGGTCTTTGGGGAACTTCGGTAGGAGGAAAAGAAACTTTGACTTCCAGAAATTATCTGCCGGAAGAAGCTTTTCCCTCTCAGATTAAAGAAACTCAGCCTTCAGAACTGGAGATCGAGTTTAAAAACGGAGAAGTGATCGGAGTGAATGGAGAAAGCTTTGAGCATTCTGTATGTGCAATTCAAAAAATAGAAGAATTAGCTTCAGCGTATGGAATTGGTCGTGATATTCATGTAGGTGATACCATTGTTGGGATTAAAGGACGAGTGGGATTTGAAGCAGCAGCAGCAGCAGTGATTATCAAAGCGCATCATCTATTGGAGAAACATACGCTTTCAAAATATCAGCAAATGATGAAGTCTCAGTTATCCGACTGGTATGGAAACTGGCTTCATGAGGCGCTTTTCCTGGATCCTGTGATGAGAAATATTGAGTCTTTCTTAGTAGATTCTCAGAAAACAGTCAGTGGAAAAGTATTTGTGACTCTTCATCCCTACCGATTTATTTTAAATGGAATTGAATCTGATCATGACCTGATGTCTGATAAATTCGGAAGTTATGGAGAGGCTAACAGAGCATGGACAGGCGACGATGTGAAAGGATATACAAAGATTGTAAGTAATTCTTTAAATATATACCACCAGATTAACCAGAATATCAATTAG
- a CDS encoding DUF6814 family protein, with protein MNGLKKILGILWIAIAVIVGYFGITVLGIPKIASGKQEDLVFGIIILFVLMPIISGGMAIFGYYALKGEYSDDKI; from the coding sequence ATGAACGGACTAAAAAAAATATTAGGTATTCTCTGGATCGCTATTGCGGTGATTGTAGGATATTTCGGAATTACAGTATTGGGAATCCCAAAAATTGCTTCCGGAAAACAGGAAGATCTGGTTTTTGGCATTATCATCCTTTTTGTACTGATGCCGATTATCTCAGGCGGAATGGCCATTTTCGGGTATTATGCCTTAAAAGGAGAATATTCTGACGATAAAATTTAA
- a CDS encoding ATP-binding protein → MNSFALFFVVLFYLALLFLVAHLAEKKRSKRWINNPYIYALSLAVYCTAWTYYGSIGVAATSGLNYLPIYIGPIMIIPAWIYINTRIVRISRVNKISSLADFISLRYGNSRSLSAIITVVCLLAIVPYIGLQIKAISETFHLVTETPMSKDILTDNATFVVVLIALFSSYYGTRYVDASEKRLGIISAIALESFLKLFFIIILGFFVIYFAFDGFSDIYEKASKFEDFKEKNTFNGIEGAMNWMVLCMISATAICILPRQFHTAIVENRQEKHIRTAIWFFPLYLLIFTVFIFPIAWGGRLIFDGQKVNPEFYSILIPQHFDNTLITVLVFLGGLSSCISMIIISAITLSIMLSNNLIIPYGLLGKLKSESEEQNTRSITNIRKFSIFALIIMAFAFYKYFILKTSLDSVGLISFVVIAQLAPAFFGALFWRRGSYKGAVTGLIAGLVICYFGLIIPQYYFSYNQEFKGVIRDMYDAFGFFTIPYLGRIPQIFFWSMLVNTSLFTIVSVSSKGNYRERNFAELYVDIDKYIQNHENAFIWRGTAYISDIQNILERFLGKSKTEQALRIFNLKYNIDSKTETADSRFIKFSENLLAGRIGTASAKILIEGVTKEDKISLKEVLNILEESQENISLNKKLTEQSEELQKLSDDLRTANESLIIKDRQKDDFLDSVAHELRTPITAIRSAGEILADDDDIPFDIKQEFLNNIITESDRLSEIINDILYLDKLQHGEISLHIQENNIIETYKKALNPLLHLIQQKNIHLSEVNLLNQFIFEYDEARMIQLFQNIWGNALKFTEEQGTIQTKLFEKDQQLIITIFNTGKHIPEEDLEMIFDKFYQSKNQNILKPTGSGLGLAISKKIVQAHGGSIKAENSGLGVTFTISIPGEIKKENTHEVEHH, encoded by the coding sequence ATGAATAGTTTCGCATTATTTTTTGTAGTTCTGTTTTACCTCGCTCTTCTTTTCTTAGTTGCCCATTTAGCAGAGAAGAAAAGAAGTAAACGCTGGATCAACAATCCTTACATCTACGCCTTGTCTCTTGCTGTATACTGTACTGCCTGGACGTATTATGGGAGTATTGGCGTGGCAGCTACAAGCGGATTAAATTATCTTCCGATTTACATTGGCCCTATTATGATTATTCCGGCATGGATCTATATCAACACACGGATTGTGAGGATTTCAAGAGTCAACAAAATAAGCAGCCTTGCCGATTTTATTTCATTGAGATATGGAAACAGCAGAAGTCTGAGTGCCATTATTACTGTGGTTTGCCTTCTGGCAATTGTTCCTTATATCGGACTACAGATCAAAGCCATTTCGGAAACCTTTCATCTGGTAACGGAAACTCCGATGTCTAAAGATATCCTAACAGACAACGCCACTTTTGTAGTGGTTTTAATTGCCCTGTTTTCCTCTTATTATGGAACACGATATGTAGATGCTTCAGAAAAACGTCTGGGAATCATCTCAGCTATTGCACTGGAGAGCTTTTTAAAACTGTTTTTTATTATCATTCTTGGGTTTTTCGTGATCTATTTTGCTTTTGATGGCTTCTCAGACATTTATGAGAAAGCCAGCAAATTTGAAGATTTTAAAGAAAAAAACACCTTCAACGGAATTGAAGGTGCAATGAACTGGATGGTTCTGTGTATGATTTCCGCAACAGCCATCTGCATTCTTCCCAGACAATTCCACACAGCTATTGTTGAAAACAGGCAGGAAAAACATATCAGAACCGCCATCTGGTTTTTCCCTCTTTATCTTTTAATATTCACTGTATTTATTTTCCCGATTGCATGGGGAGGAAGGTTGATTTTTGACGGACAAAAAGTAAATCCGGAGTTCTATTCTATTCTGATTCCGCAGCATTTTGATAATACCTTAATTACAGTTTTGGTTTTTCTTGGCGGATTAAGTTCATGCATTTCAATGATTATCATCTCTGCCATTACTTTATCTATCATGCTTTCCAACAACCTCATCATTCCCTATGGGTTATTAGGAAAATTAAAATCTGAAAGTGAGGAGCAAAATACGAGAAGTATTACCAATATCAGAAAATTCAGCATTTTCGCCCTGATTATTATGGCTTTTGCCTTCTATAAATATTTCATCCTGAAGACTTCACTGGATTCCGTAGGATTAATATCATTTGTTGTTATTGCCCAACTTGCACCGGCCTTTTTCGGAGCCTTATTCTGGAGAAGAGGAAGTTATAAAGGTGCTGTAACAGGGCTTATAGCCGGATTAGTGATTTGTTATTTCGGATTGATTATTCCACAGTATTATTTTTCCTATAACCAGGAATTTAAAGGCGTAATCAGGGATATGTATGATGCTTTCGGCTTTTTCACCATTCCTTATCTGGGGAGAATTCCGCAGATCTTTTTCTGGTCAATGCTGGTGAATACAAGCCTGTTTACGATTGTTTCCGTAAGTTCAAAAGGAAATTACCGGGAAAGAAACTTTGCTGAACTGTATGTAGACATTGACAAATACATTCAAAATCATGAAAATGCTTTTATCTGGCGGGGAACAGCCTATATTTCAGATATTCAGAATATTCTGGAACGTTTTTTAGGTAAAAGCAAAACAGAGCAGGCATTAAGAATTTTTAATTTAAAATATAATATAGACTCCAAGACTGAAACTGCCGATTCAAGGTTTATTAAATTTTCAGAAAATCTTTTGGCTGGAAGAATCGGTACTGCTTCGGCCAAAATATTAATCGAAGGAGTGACGAAGGAAGATAAAATATCATTAAAAGAGGTTTTAAATATCCTCGAAGAATCTCAAGAAAATATCAGCTTAAATAAAAAACTTACCGAACAGTCTGAAGAACTGCAGAAACTTTCCGATGACCTCAGAACAGCTAACGAGAGCCTGATCATCAAAGACCGTCAAAAAGACGACTTTCTGGATTCTGTTGCCCATGAATTAAGAACTCCGATTACCGCAATCCGTTCTGCAGGAGAAATCCTGGCTGATGATGATGATATTCCCTTTGACATTAAACAGGAATTTTTGAACAATATCATCACAGAATCCGACAGATTAAGTGAAATCATCAATGATATTCTGTATCTGGACAAGTTACAGCATGGTGAAATCTCTTTACATATTCAGGAAAATAACATTATTGAAACCTATAAAAAAGCATTAAATCCGCTCCTTCATCTGATACAGCAGAAAAACATTCATTTAAGTGAGGTTAATCTTCTGAATCAATTTATATTTGAATATGATGAAGCAAGAATGATTCAGCTGTTTCAGAACATTTGGGGCAATGCCTTAAAATTCACTGAAGAACAGGGAACAATTCAAACCAAATTATTTGAAAAAGATCAACAGCTGATCATTACTATTTTCAATACCGGGAAACATATCCCGGAAGAGGATCTGGAAATGATTTTTGACAAGTTTTATCAGTCGAAAAACCAAAATATTTTAAAACCTACGGGAAGCGGACTGGGCCTGGCCATTTCCAAAAAAATTGTACAGGCACACGGAGGAAGTATAAAAGCCGAAAACAGCGGATTAGGAGTAACTTTCACCATAAGCATTCCCGGAGAAATAAAAAAAGAGAATACCCATGAAGTTGAACACCATTAA
- a CDS encoding response regulator transcription factor: protein MKKIIIADDEHKILMSLEYSFKKNGYDVYIARDGMEVLDFLKTMVPDIILLDIMMPNLDGYSTLDLIKQDEKLKDTKVIFLSAKNNPRDIEKGLEMGADAYVTKPYSIKKLMQQIEEMF from the coding sequence ATGAAAAAGATAATCATTGCAGATGACGAACACAAAATATTAATGTCGCTCGAATACAGTTTTAAGAAAAACGGATATGATGTCTATATTGCCCGTGACGGAATGGAAGTCCTGGACTTTTTGAAAACAATGGTTCCGGACATAATCCTTCTCGATATTATGATGCCTAATCTTGATGGTTACAGCACCCTGGATCTTATTAAGCAGGATGAGAAACTGAAAGACACCAAAGTCATCTTTCTGAGTGCTAAAAACAATCCCAGAGATATTGAAAAAGGATTGGAAATGGGAGCAGATGCTTATGTCACAAAGCCCTACTCGATTAAGAAACTGATGCAGCAGATTGAGGAAATGTTTTAA